The Veillonellales bacterium genome has a window encoding:
- a CDS encoding DUF1540 domain-containing protein yields MSEIEGGEIMALQNVKCKVSSCKFWQQGERCDASAIEVSTDGDGNSAYTSDQTNCHTFTSKNK; encoded by the coding sequence ATGTCCGAAATCGAAGGGGGTGAAATCATGGCATTACAAAATGTTAAGTGTAAAGTATCCAGCTGTAAATTCTGGCAGCAAGGCGAACGCTGCGACGCCTCGGCGATTGAGGTTAGTACTGACGGCGACGGAAATAGCGCTTACACGAGTGATCAAACGAACTGCCACACTTTTACATCGAAAAATAAATAA
- a CDS encoding YitT family protein, giving the protein MTKKRNALKRSIKNFLFLFLGSILDAAGLEFFLVPNQIIDGGVVGISIMASYLSGLPLSLFLILLNIPFLYLGYLHIGKSFTISTIFSVLSLSYWVSVFHPIPELTHDLFLAAVFGGIAVGIGVGMIIRYGGSLDGTEIVAIILDKKSGFSIGEFVMFFNLFILGSAGLVFSWDKAMYSLVAYFVAFKLIDITVEGLDESKGIMIVTECPDEIADALMARLGRGVTILYGEGAYSGERKKVLYSVITRLEIAKLKAIVDEKDENAFVTIHDVHDVVGGLVKKKAIH; this is encoded by the coding sequence GTGACAAAAAAAAGAAATGCGCTGAAACGCTCAATCAAAAACTTCTTATTTCTCTTTCTCGGCTCTATTCTTGATGCTGCCGGTTTGGAGTTTTTCCTGGTTCCCAATCAGATCATCGATGGCGGAGTGGTGGGGATTTCCATCATGGCCAGTTATTTAAGTGGATTACCCCTTAGCCTGTTTCTGATTCTGCTCAATATTCCTTTTCTCTATTTAGGCTATCTGCATATTGGAAAGTCATTTACTATATCCACTATATTTTCGGTACTATCTCTCTCCTATTGGGTATCCGTATTTCATCCTATCCCGGAACTTACCCATGACTTGTTTTTAGCCGCAGTTTTTGGCGGCATTGCCGTAGGTATCGGTGTAGGGATGATTATCCGCTATGGCGGTTCCCTGGATGGAACCGAAATTGTAGCCATCATTCTTGACAAAAAAAGCGGCTTTTCCATTGGGGAATTTGTCATGTTTTTTAATTTGTTTATTCTGGGCAGCGCCGGGCTGGTGTTTTCCTGGGACAAGGCCATGTATTCCTTAGTTGCTTACTTTGTCGCCTTCAAGCTCATCGATATCACCGTCGAAGGCTTGGACGAATCCAAGGGAATTATGATTGTAACAGAGTGCCCGGATGAAATCGCCGATGCCCTTATGGCCCGACTTGGCCGGGGCGTCACTATTCTTTACGGAGAAGGCGCCTATAGCGGTGAAAGAAAAAAAGTCCTGTATTCGGTGATCACCCGGTTGGAAATCGCCAAGCTGAAGGCCATTGTTGATGAAAAAGATGAAAATGCCTTTGTAACCATTCACGATGTTCATGATGTTGTCGGCGGCCTGGTTAAGAAAAAGGCGATTCATTAA
- the htpG gene encoding molecular chaperone HtpG encodes MTQEAAGKKTLEFQAETKQLLDLMIHSIYTNREIFLRELISNASDAIDKIRFESLTNQELLEGDSDFEIFIVPDEATHTLTISDNGIGMTEPEVIENIGTIAKSGTKAFLEKLKEKESTPDTNLIGQFGVGFYSAFMVAEKVTLLTRAPGQAKGIKWESTGDGTYTMEEVDKAKRGTSIIITLSEEFRTSDHPEENFLNRQTIENTVKKYSDYIRYPIKMNFIQEEKPKDADGKTLEDAPATQTVELRTLNSMLPLWTRNKQEIKKEEYHLFYKNLFHDWEDPLEIIHSKAEGTVEYTALLFIPSHAPFDFYDPKFSSGIQLYSKHVFIMDKCQDLLPEYLRFVQGLVDSPDFSLNISRELLQHSRQLKLIGKNLEKSVLKTLGNLLANDRPNYEKFWQEFGRALKIGVYTDFASRDKLKDLLLFASSHSNDGLTTLDDYVKRMKENQKVIYYATGKDRASVERLPQMELLREKDIEVLYLFDRVDEFVIDALMEYNEKKFHSVSRGELNLDDIDSPEAKKEAEALDKENDSLLQAIKEQLKEKVTDVKISHRLKSSAVCLVSGDNGISLSMEQILADMDNKAFKASRILELNPHHDVFAALKQLHETSPDSASFHDYCELLYVQALLIEGLLPDDPSGFANKVADLMAHKS; translated from the coding sequence ATGACCCAAGAAGCAGCCGGTAAGAAAACTCTGGAATTCCAAGCAGAAACTAAACAACTGCTGGATTTAATGATTCATTCCATTTACACTAACCGGGAAATTTTTTTGCGGGAGCTCATTTCCAACGCCTCCGACGCCATCGACAAAATCCGCTTTGAATCCCTGACCAATCAGGAGTTGCTGGAAGGAGATTCCGACTTCGAAATCTTTATTGTTCCCGACGAAGCTACTCACACCCTGACCATTTCCGACAACGGCATCGGCATGACCGAACCCGAAGTCATTGAAAATATCGGCACCATTGCAAAATCAGGCACGAAAGCTTTTCTGGAAAAACTGAAAGAGAAAGAATCCACCCCGGATACCAACCTGATCGGCCAGTTTGGCGTAGGTTTTTATTCGGCCTTTATGGTGGCCGAAAAAGTCACTCTTCTTACCCGGGCACCCGGCCAGGCCAAAGGAATCAAGTGGGAATCCACCGGCGATGGAACCTATACCATGGAAGAGGTGGATAAGGCAAAGCGCGGCACTTCCATTATCATTACCCTCAGTGAAGAATTCCGTACTTCCGACCACCCGGAAGAGAATTTTCTCAATCGCCAGACTATCGAAAATACTGTCAAAAAATACTCCGATTACATTCGTTACCCTATCAAGATGAACTTTATCCAAGAAGAAAAACCGAAAGATGCTGACGGCAAAACACTCGAAGACGCGCCGGCAACCCAAACGGTTGAACTCCGCACCTTAAACTCAATGCTTCCCCTATGGACGCGAAACAAGCAGGAAATCAAAAAAGAAGAGTACCATCTTTTCTACAAAAACCTGTTCCATGACTGGGAAGATCCGCTGGAGATCATCCACTCCAAGGCCGAAGGCACGGTGGAATATACGGCTTTGCTGTTTATCCCCTCCCATGCGCCCTTTGATTTTTATGATCCGAAATTCTCCTCTGGCATTCAGCTCTACTCGAAGCATGTCTTTATCATGGACAAATGCCAGGACCTTCTCCCCGAATATCTGCGCTTCGTCCAGGGCTTAGTAGATTCTCCCGATTTCTCCCTCAACATATCCCGGGAGCTTCTGCAGCATAGCCGGCAATTGAAACTCATCGGCAAGAACCTGGAAAAAAGCGTACTGAAAACCCTGGGGAATTTACTGGCCAACGACCGGCCCAACTATGAAAAATTCTGGCAGGAATTTGGCCGAGCCCTTAAAATCGGTGTATATACCGACTTTGCCAGCCGGGATAAGCTGAAGGATTTACTGCTCTTCGCCTCCTCTCATTCCAACGATGGGCTGACCACCCTTGACGACTATGTCAAGCGAATGAAGGAAAATCAAAAAGTCATCTATTACGCTACCGGCAAAGACCGTGCTTCGGTGGAACGGCTGCCGCAAATGGAGCTTTTACGGGAAAAGGACATTGAAGTTCTCTATTTGTTCGACCGCGTAGACGAATTCGTTATCGACGCCCTCATGGAATATAACGAGAAAAAATTTCATTCCGTCAGCCGCGGTGAATTAAACCTGGATGATATTGATTCGCCGGAGGCTAAAAAAGAAGCCGAGGCACTGGACAAGGAAAACGATTCTCTCCTCCAGGCTATCAAAGAACAGCTCAAAGAAAAAGTAACCGATGTTAAAATCAGCCACCGGTTAAAATCCAGCGCTGTCTGCCTTGTGAGCGGCGACAACGGCATCAGCCTGTCCATGGAGCAAATCCTGGCGGATATGGACAACAAGGCCTTCAAAGCAAGCCGTAT